A window from Actinomycetospora corticicola encodes these proteins:
- a CDS encoding MOSC domain-containing protein yields the protein MIVAALHIASERKAPMEPVERIECEAGAGVVGDRYHGTRHRHVSVQSLEELAEAAEARGAPVPAGATRRTVTVDSGRVPTTPGARIHLGDVELEVVRKAAPCRVMETSVGPGAARAMHERGGAICRVLTSGVVELGAPVSW from the coding sequence GTGATCGTCGCGGCCCTCCACATCGCTTCGGAGCGGAAGGCACCGATGGAGCCCGTGGAGCGCATCGAGTGCGAGGCCGGGGCGGGCGTCGTCGGCGACCGCTACCACGGCACCCGCCACCGCCACGTCTCCGTGCAGTCGCTCGAGGAGCTCGCCGAGGCGGCCGAGGCCCGCGGCGCCCCGGTCCCCGCCGGCGCCACCCGCCGCACCGTCACCGTCGACTCCGGCCGCGTCCCCACGACACCGGGCGCCCGCATCCACCTCGGCGACGTCGAGCTCGAGGTCGTCCGCAAGGCCGCGCCGTGCCGCGTCATGGAGACCTCCGTCGGTCCCGGCGCGGCCCGTGCGATGCACGAGCGCGGCGGGGCGATCTGCCGGGTCCTGACGTCGGGGGTGGTCGAGCTGGGAGCCCCCGTCAGCTGGTGA
- a CDS encoding ClpP family protease — MSSYTIPNVLTRDSRGERITDVYSHLLSQRIVYLGTAIDAGVANALIAQLLHLEADAPEQEIGLYVNCEGGDTAAMLAIYDTMQYVRAPVATTCVGQAVAAGAVLLAAGASGRRSALPHTRVVLHQPAAQGRGAIPDLILAADEVVRVRAEMEAILAAHTGQDADRLRRDTDRDLVLTAAAAREYGIVDQVIERH, encoded by the coding sequence ATGAGCAGCTACACGATCCCGAACGTCCTGACGCGCGACTCCCGCGGCGAGCGGATCACCGACGTCTACTCCCACCTGCTCAGCCAACGGATCGTGTACCTGGGGACGGCGATCGACGCCGGGGTCGCGAACGCGCTGATCGCCCAGCTGCTGCACCTCGAGGCGGACGCCCCGGAGCAGGAGATCGGGCTGTACGTGAACTGCGAGGGCGGGGACACGGCGGCGATGCTCGCGATCTACGACACCATGCAGTACGTCCGCGCCCCGGTGGCGACGACCTGCGTGGGCCAGGCGGTCGCGGCGGGCGCGGTGCTGCTCGCGGCGGGGGCTTCCGGACGCCGCTCGGCGCTGCCCCACACGCGGGTGGTGCTCCACCAGCCCGCCGCCCAGGGACGCGGCGCGATCCCCGACCTGATCCTCGCGGCCGACGAGGTCGTGCGGGTGCGCGCGGAGATGGAGGCGATCCTCGCGGCGCACACCGGTCAGGACGCGGACCGTCTCCGTCGCGACACCGACCGCGACCTGGTGCTCACCGCCGCCGCGGCCCGCGAGTACGGGATCGTCGACCAGGTGATCGAGCGGCACTGA
- a CDS encoding ClpP family protease: MTEPTSFSPDLRAQLLRHRVLVLDGPLDDDNGTALATHLLTLAAENDSADVALWIHSPGGSVPAMLAIRDVMRLVPVDVSTLALGLACSAGQFLLSAGTPGKRFALPHAKILMHQGSSGIGGSAVEVEVQANDLRHTRDTVLGLIADDTGQPPERVFEDSLHDRWFTAAQAQEYGFVDGIVSSFDQVMPVRRLRVGMGVAA; this comes from the coding sequence ATGACCGAACCGACCTCCTTCTCCCCCGACCTGCGGGCCCAGCTGCTGCGCCACCGCGTCCTCGTGCTCGACGGACCGCTCGACGACGACAACGGCACCGCGCTCGCCACCCACCTGCTCACCCTCGCCGCGGAGAACGACTCGGCGGACGTCGCGCTGTGGATCCACTCCCCCGGCGGCTCGGTGCCGGCGATGCTCGCGATCCGCGACGTGATGCGCCTCGTGCCGGTGGACGTCTCGACCCTGGCGCTCGGCCTCGCGTGCAGCGCCGGGCAGTTCCTGCTCTCGGCGGGGACGCCGGGCAAGCGGTTCGCGCTCCCGCACGCGAAGATCCTCATGCACCAGGGGTCGTCCGGGATCGGCGGATCGGCCGTCGAGGTGGAGGTGCAGGCGAACGACCTGCGGCACACCCGCGACACGGTGCTCGGGCTGATCGCCGACGACACCGGGCAGCCGCCCGAGCGGGTGTTCGAGGACTCGCTGCACGACCGCTGGTTCACGGCCGCGCAGGCGCAGGAGTACGGGTTCGTCGACGGGATCGTGTCGAGCTTCGACCAGGTCATGCCGGTGCGGCGCCTGCGGGTGGGCATGGGGGTGGCGGCATGA
- a CDS encoding helix-turn-helix transcriptional regulator produces the protein MPLARAGTPEPLWREVVGRRVRALRRDRGERLADTAERAGISPQYLSEVERGRKDPSSEILAAVAGALEVPLRDLIGLAHADLARGAGARGPVLLAA, from the coding sequence GTGCCGCTCGCTCGGGCCGGTACGCCCGAACCGCTGTGGCGCGAGGTGGTCGGACGCCGGGTGCGGGCCCTGCGCCGCGACCGGGGCGAGCGACTGGCCGACACCGCCGAGCGCGCCGGCATCTCGCCGCAGTACCTGTCCGAGGTCGAGCGCGGCCGCAAGGACCCGTCGAGCGAGATCCTCGCGGCCGTCGCCGGGGCGCTGGAGGTGCCGTTGCGCGACCTGATCGGGTTGGCCCACGCCGACCTCGCCCGCGGCGCCGGCGCACGTGGTCCGGTGCTGCTCGCCGCGTGA